The following proteins are co-located in the Maridesulfovibrio sp. genome:
- a CDS encoding phage regulatory CII family protein yields MSKKVEKAIQDLVMNGPVPLEELAERLGKTPKTLAREVNPEDKKAKLGAETLVEIMRITGGVEPLRLMAEELDFTIESVD; encoded by the coding sequence ATGTCGAAAAAAGTAGAAAAAGCAATTCAAGATTTGGTTATGAATGGTCCGGTGCCATTGGAAGAATTGGCAGAACGGCTGGGAAAGACTCCCAAAACTTTGGCTCGCGAAGTTAATCCGGAAGATAAAAAAGCCAAACTGGGCGCTGAGACCCTTGTTGAAATCATGCGTATTACTGGCGGTGTTGAGCCGTTGCGCCTTATGGCTGAAGAGTTGGATTTTACAATTGAGTCGGTTGATTAG
- a CDS encoding glycosyltransferase family 39 protein, whose product MDNTPESGLNGFCRKNWALLLGMLLLFSAVVSFYGTWLNYFYDIDEPKYARAVYEMIHSGNLLAPMFDGMPRMEKPPLTYWVMYPFAWLASLDGFSGNILSLLRLPTVICSVLMVLGTSMTGRKLFGPATGLLAGMILQSSVLFKFMAVMMKVDVVFACCVTWATYFYLQRYLGDKSAKVAVGGAVLTALGVLAKGPFAFLPLAGYALAVGIRHNVNMKNESGESSSFVSAMNIKGLVAAKWADRNILLLWFTAGCVPFFLWLYVAWLSSGFDYTQGLVGQFFHNTASTSSKVTDKLSHLDPYFDTLTVIFFPWGGYVFGTVYGIWRSIREKFNEKYVFMACLFLVYLIIFTLLFKLKSNRYMLPILPLLSILVCDWLVNAKRDKAYRTLFEMGFVWILSMAAMLGYRSFKSMSVSVNLADRVPVGQYMDLMLPFFIALGGFFLVMLIVSIKQSQRPAVHIVVGSLAITVVMPFYYKALPSYASLTVNRPIPILAQAVTDRIAEFSNSDTLVIHRPFFIKTFPDVAYYLKKLDKDGNCMYSLGSGARAGDLLQVLATPQIAAELFKKEHPDAEKYPVYQYLKNKKFKNAVLLLSSVDYYTIKPFMDSLPPMIKSLIEIEERELLTIKWLKEKIFIVRFNPGKMK is encoded by the coding sequence ATGGATAATACACCTGAGTCAGGTCTTAATGGATTTTGTCGGAAAAACTGGGCGTTGCTGCTGGGCATGCTGCTTCTTTTTTCTGCCGTGGTTTCTTTTTACGGAACTTGGCTGAATTATTTTTACGATATTGACGAACCGAAATATGCCCGTGCTGTGTATGAAATGATCCACAGCGGCAACCTGCTGGCTCCCATGTTCGACGGCATGCCGAGAATGGAGAAGCCGCCGCTGACTTACTGGGTAATGTATCCTTTTGCGTGGCTGGCTTCACTTGACGGTTTCAGCGGTAATATTTTGTCCTTACTACGTTTGCCTACGGTTATTTGCTCAGTGCTCATGGTGCTGGGAACATCTATGACCGGGCGTAAGCTGTTCGGTCCGGCAACAGGGCTGCTGGCCGGGATGATCCTGCAAAGTTCGGTTCTTTTCAAATTCATGGCTGTGATGATGAAGGTTGACGTGGTTTTCGCTTGCTGCGTGACTTGGGCCACTTATTTTTATTTACAACGTTACCTTGGAGACAAAAGTGCCAAGGTTGCAGTTGGCGGTGCTGTATTGACCGCTTTGGGGGTGCTGGCCAAAGGTCCTTTCGCATTCCTGCCATTGGCCGGTTATGCTCTGGCAGTGGGGATTCGTCACAATGTAAACATGAAGAATGAGTCCGGCGAGTCCTCATCATTTGTGTCCGCCATGAACATCAAAGGTCTGGTCGCTGCTAAATGGGCTGACCGTAATATCCTGTTACTCTGGTTTACTGCCGGGTGCGTTCCATTCTTCCTCTGGCTTTACGTTGCATGGCTTAGTTCCGGTTTTGACTACACTCAGGGGCTGGTCGGGCAGTTTTTTCATAATACGGCCTCCACAAGTTCCAAGGTTACGGATAAGTTAAGCCATCTTGATCCTTACTTCGATACCTTGACCGTTATTTTTTTCCCGTGGGGCGGTTATGTGTTTGGGACCGTTTACGGAATCTGGCGCAGTATCAGGGAGAAGTTTAATGAAAAGTATGTCTTCATGGCTTGTTTGTTTCTGGTCTACCTGATAATTTTTACCCTGCTTTTCAAGCTCAAGTCCAACCGCTACATGCTGCCTATACTGCCGTTGTTGTCCATTCTGGTGTGTGACTGGCTGGTCAATGCCAAGAGGGATAAAGCGTATCGAACCCTTTTTGAGATGGGTTTTGTCTGGATTCTGTCCATGGCTGCCATGCTCGGTTACCGCTCGTTCAAATCCATGAGTGTTTCGGTGAACCTTGCGGACCGTGTTCCTGTGGGCCAGTATATGGATTTGATGCTTCCTTTCTTTATTGCTCTGGGCGGTTTCTTTTTGGTCATGCTTATTGTGAGCATTAAGCAATCCCAGCGGCCGGCAGTGCATATTGTAGTCGGATCACTGGCAATCACGGTGGTAATGCCTTTTTATTACAAAGCATTGCCGTCTTATGCCTCCTTAACTGTAAATAGGCCTATACCTATTCTGGCTCAGGCGGTTACTGATAGGATCGCCGAGTTTTCCAATAGTGATACTCTGGTTATCCACCGTCCGTTCTTTATTAAGACTTTTCCCGATGTGGCCTACTACCTTAAAAAGCTTGATAAGGATGGAAACTGCATGTACTCGCTCGGTTCCGGGGCGCGTGCCGGTGATCTGCTTCAGGTTCTGGCGACCCCACAGATTGCGGCAGAGTTGTTTAAAAAAGAACACCCGGATGCAGAAAAATATCCGGTCTACCAATACCTGAAGAACAAGAAATTCAAAAATGCAGTGTTGCTGCTTTCTTCTGTGGATTACTATACAATAAAACCTTTCATGGATTCCCTTCCCCCCATGATTAAAAGTCTTATTGAAATTGAGGAGAGGGAGTTACTGACAATTAAATGGCTTAAAGAAAAGATTTTTATTGTCCGTTTTAATCCGGGTAAAATGAAATAA
- a CDS encoding cyclic nucleotide-binding protein, translating to MRFPISVKLLFLAFLISLLPAAAEASSTHISIGDFLTPSGQPSQEFKATIQQQLTAAGFSCANCTEQQPESRYTLSGLMIRDENGTSFSALLTDNFHLEPEVFIKGKQIGGSSSEPAANRLADSAAHLISNQSVASIDVSGDSRLTPNAVMALAQILPGEDATPQKIIAARIILENCGLFEKVRIYLTPGPDGRKVKISVQEKDSIIPASMPGPGKAVLDNILGPADLDLPEFPAISEDQFPGLCNATCSGYLAYRAEDILTRLRNNEHQLNLEDVEELVVVAAAIRNNISKHDVLCRDMCIILLKLCSMLDSQTIRAISEGLQQNVAQNENGPHTLENNLERIEFLTQAYETTLETQLILSSRIFHDRIHSPVVPWILYSLGEQALKAEDITRAAPLLSGAIAISSLPVAPEMLLTAAKAQYSNLDLEAGGAAATQLKPLLANPDLDEELRRQISSLPRRANLCETALSISDQDTFELQLKKGNALILLDRPDLAEPLFHMLNGMKPDDARPFTGLARLAFQRTGSLLSVRPYLERAERMNNKDRYFYELALAYKMERITAEALPTIRIEGRSSEEASATRFILPKTLEYAAGYERFNMPQARLIKAGVNVLGEWLAYPAMSDTEAFENMFQQTMLLDAEMGKQPEIISAGLYFSTDSSNRAEARELISRPMSVKAGLKPRFLQLNLLIREMALAPSEPLSKALEQAARSSFSDTPSREEAVSLKADGLAIVGLYKNSTATLKRAASLYALAVDLNEGDQGRLLNNLARINLALGMREEADDLYDEALDSNPEEGRIAELGKIISSMAGEERKNALQEFAAAKISPRLKDAALKLSGITNSTTVPEKTSFIEMEGVYLNEEKKITTGYNNYSGLSIDFKYNSNIWLLPTLRP from the coding sequence ATGCGTTTTCCAATTTCCGTAAAACTTCTTTTTTTAGCTTTTCTTATTTCCCTGCTGCCCGCAGCAGCCGAAGCCTCGTCCACGCACATCTCCATCGGAGATTTCCTTACTCCTTCAGGGCAACCTTCTCAGGAATTCAAAGCCACTATCCAACAGCAGTTAACAGCGGCAGGATTTAGTTGTGCAAACTGCACAGAACAGCAGCCTGAGTCAAGGTACACCCTTTCAGGCTTGATGATAAGAGATGAGAACGGAACATCTTTCTCCGCTTTACTTACCGATAACTTTCACCTTGAACCCGAAGTTTTCATTAAAGGGAAACAGATCGGCGGCAGCAGTTCGGAACCTGCAGCCAACAGACTTGCTGATTCAGCTGCACATTTAATTTCAAACCAGTCTGTTGCCTCAATCGACGTCAGTGGAGACTCCCGGCTTACTCCAAACGCAGTAATGGCTCTGGCACAAATCCTGCCCGGAGAGGATGCCACTCCGCAAAAAATTATCGCCGCCCGGATCATCCTCGAGAACTGCGGTCTATTTGAAAAAGTCCGCATATACCTGACCCCCGGACCGGACGGACGAAAGGTAAAAATTTCTGTTCAGGAAAAGGATTCAATCATCCCTGCCAGCATGCCCGGTCCCGGTAAAGCAGTACTGGATAATATCCTCGGCCCTGCCGATTTAGACCTGCCCGAATTTCCGGCTATTTCAGAAGACCAATTTCCCGGACTATGTAATGCGACTTGCAGTGGATATCTGGCTTACCGTGCCGAAGATATCCTGACCCGTTTACGTAACAACGAACACCAGCTAAATCTGGAAGATGTGGAAGAGTTGGTAGTTGTGGCCGCAGCAATAAGGAACAACATTTCAAAACATGACGTCCTATGCCGCGATATGTGTATTATCCTGCTGAAACTCTGCTCCATGCTGGATTCCCAGACAATCCGTGCTATCTCCGAAGGATTGCAGCAAAATGTTGCCCAGAATGAGAACGGCCCGCACACACTTGAAAATAATCTGGAACGCATTGAATTTTTGACCCAGGCATATGAAACAACACTTGAAACCCAACTGATACTTTCTTCCCGTATTTTCCATGACCGCATTCATTCCCCGGTAGTCCCGTGGATTTTATACTCACTTGGGGAGCAGGCTCTGAAAGCAGAAGACATTACCCGCGCAGCTCCTCTGCTAAGCGGTGCCATTGCAATTTCATCACTCCCGGTTGCCCCTGAAATGCTGCTGACAGCAGCCAAAGCGCAGTACAGCAACCTTGACCTTGAAGCCGGTGGAGCAGCAGCCACACAGCTCAAACCGCTATTGGCCAACCCGGACCTCGACGAGGAGCTACGCCGCCAGATCAGTTCCCTGCCCCGCAGGGCAAATCTTTGTGAAACAGCACTCTCCATATCAGATCAGGACACATTTGAGCTGCAACTTAAAAAAGGAAACGCACTCATCCTGCTGGACAGGCCAGACCTCGCGGAACCTCTTTTCCACATGCTTAACGGTATGAAACCTGATGATGCCCGACCTTTTACCGGACTTGCCCGCCTTGCCTTCCAACGGACAGGCAGCCTGCTCTCGGTAAGGCCTTATCTTGAACGGGCAGAACGCATGAACAATAAAGACCGTTATTTCTATGAACTTGCACTGGCCTACAAGATGGAACGCATCACAGCTGAAGCCCTGCCGACCATCCGGATTGAAGGCCGCAGTTCTGAAGAAGCATCAGCCACAAGATTTATCCTGCCGAAAACTCTGGAGTATGCTGCCGGTTATGAAAGATTCAACATGCCGCAGGCAAGACTGATCAAAGCCGGAGTCAACGTGCTCGGAGAATGGCTGGCCTACCCTGCTATGAGCGATACAGAAGCCTTTGAAAACATGTTCCAACAGACCATGCTGCTTGATGCTGAAATGGGAAAGCAACCTGAAATCATTTCAGCGGGCCTTTACTTTTCCACAGACTCAAGCAACAGGGCTGAAGCCAGAGAGCTTATTTCGCGCCCCATGTCCGTCAAGGCAGGCTTAAAGCCGAGATTCCTGCAGCTGAATCTGTTGATCCGTGAAATGGCACTCGCTCCCTCCGAACCACTTTCCAAAGCTCTGGAACAGGCTGCAAGATCCAGTTTTTCAGATACCCCAAGCAGAGAAGAGGCTGTGTCCCTGAAAGCTGACGGCCTTGCTATTGTCGGATTGTATAAAAACTCCACCGCCACTCTGAAACGGGCGGCATCACTGTATGCACTTGCTGTGGATTTGAATGAAGGAGACCAAGGAAGATTGCTCAACAACCTTGCACGAATTAATCTGGCCTTGGGCATGCGTGAAGAAGCTGACGATCTCTATGATGAAGCTCTGGACAGCAATCCTGAAGAAGGAAGAATTGCTGAGTTAGGTAAAATAATCTCGTCAATGGCCGGAGAAGAAAGGAAAAATGCTCTTCAGGAATTTGCCGCAGCTAAAATTTCACCACGGCTTAAAGACGCCGCTCTCAAATTAAGCGGCATAACAAACAGCACAACCGTACCGGAAAAAACTTCTTTTATAGAAATGGAAGGAGTCTATCTTAACGAAGAGAAAAAAATTACTACCGGATATAACAACTATTCCGGTCTATCCATAGATTTCAAATACAATAGCAATATATGGCTTTTGCCGACCTTGCGTCCCTAA
- the rlmN gene encoding 23S rRNA (adenine(2503)-C(2))-methyltransferase RlmN: MIDILDLEYSELESFVSQELKAPRFRTDQIWQWLWQKGVEDFDSMTNIAKNLRDELKSRAVINHPQVDVVQTSKDGTIKLLLRLNDGALVETVLIPMEGRYTQCLSTQVGCAMACTFCNTGLMGFERNMSMSEMLGQVLAGRKYLRENNLDPLKNLVFMGMGEPLLNLDNLIRTLRNLNNPDGLSFVPRRITVSSVGFVKQLEELGKTGLTLPAISLHAPTQELREKIMPKAAKTHIEDLLAAMDRFPLKPREKVTYEYLLLGGVNDSIEHAKQLVKLLGHRRCKVNLIAYNPGDEPLYKAPTREKVLAFEKYLWDKKITATIRRSMGQDIKAACGQLKADQMK, from the coding sequence ATGATAGATATACTTGATTTGGAATACAGCGAGCTTGAAAGCTTTGTTTCGCAGGAGCTTAAGGCTCCCCGTTTCCGTACCGACCAGATCTGGCAGTGGCTTTGGCAGAAAGGCGTCGAAGATTTCGATTCCATGACCAACATTGCCAAGAATCTGCGTGATGAATTGAAGTCCAGGGCGGTTATTAATCATCCGCAGGTGGATGTGGTTCAGACCAGTAAGGACGGGACCATCAAGCTGCTCCTTCGCCTTAACGACGGCGCACTGGTGGAGACAGTACTTATTCCCATGGAAGGTCGTTACACCCAGTGCCTGTCCACTCAGGTCGGCTGCGCCATGGCCTGCACATTCTGCAATACCGGGTTAATGGGTTTTGAGCGTAACATGTCCATGTCCGAGATGCTCGGTCAGGTCCTTGCGGGACGTAAATACCTGCGCGAAAACAATCTTGATCCGCTCAAGAATCTTGTTTTCATGGGTATGGGTGAACCGCTGCTCAACCTCGATAATCTGATTCGAACCCTGCGCAACTTGAACAACCCTGACGGACTTTCCTTTGTGCCCCGGCGCATAACAGTTTCTTCCGTTGGTTTCGTCAAGCAGCTGGAAGAGCTGGGCAAGACCGGGCTGACTCTTCCTGCAATTTCCCTGCATGCCCCCACACAGGAACTGCGAGAAAAGATTATGCCCAAAGCCGCCAAGACTCATATTGAAGACCTGCTGGCAGCCATGGACCGTTTTCCGCTCAAGCCGAGGGAGAAGGTCACTTACGAATATCTCCTGCTGGGCGGAGTCAACGATTCCATTGAGCACGCCAAACAGTTGGTAAAACTGCTCGGACACCGCCGTTGCAAGGTTAACCTTATCGCCTACAACCCCGGCGACGAGCCGCTCTACAAGGCTCCCACAAGAGAGAAGGTTCTGGCCTTTGAAAAATATCTCTGGGATAAGAAGATAACCGCAACTATCCGCAGGTCCATGGGACAGGATATCAAAGCGGCTTGCGGGCAGCTGAAAGCTGATCAGATGAAATAA
- a CDS encoding FeoA domain-containing protein: MSQTLRSAPVETNLMLKAVTSESLKNRLERMGLHIGSELQIMSEDSVQHPVRIKGPHGEVLLAAGMASKVIVHHDDGHKTPVFEMNPGEHGHIEGLTAGSQLERSLKILGISEGDDIKLVRCLPPMTYRTVVNGKQTSLTEGMAAKVWGECDGVACQLATCGKGRPFTVKKILGGPRATKSISTTGITPGSTVTIETVEPARAIGMTPGARIIIMTKEGLRLHLRPDQAETILVTEI; this comes from the coding sequence ATGTCTCAGACATTAAGAAGCGCACCGGTTGAAACAAACCTTATGCTCAAGGCCGTGACCAGCGAAAGCCTGAAGAACCGCCTTGAACGCATGGGGCTGCATATAGGTTCGGAACTGCAGATTATGTCCGAAGATTCGGTCCAACACCCGGTAAGGATCAAGGGTCCGCATGGAGAAGTGCTCCTTGCCGCGGGAATGGCCTCCAAGGTCATTGTGCACCACGATGACGGACACAAGACTCCTGTCTTTGAAATGAATCCCGGTGAACACGGGCACATTGAAGGACTGACCGCCGGATCGCAGCTGGAAAGAAGCCTCAAAATTCTTGGGATATCCGAGGGAGATGACATCAAGCTGGTCCGCTGCCTACCTCCCATGACCTACAGGACGGTAGTAAACGGTAAGCAAACTTCACTCACAGAGGGCATGGCTGCCAAAGTCTGGGGGGAATGCGACGGGGTAGCCTGCCAGCTGGCAACCTGCGGCAAAGGACGCCCTTTTACGGTAAAAAAGATACTGGGCGGACCGAGAGCGACAAAATCAATCTCAACCACCGGTATCACTCCGGGTTCAACTGTAACTATTGAAACAGTTGAACCTGCCCGGGCCATCGGAATGACCCCCGGTGCCCGCATAATCATCATGACCAAGGAAGGCTTACGCCTGCACTTAAGGCCGGATCAGGCCGAAACCATACTGGTTACTGAAATATAG
- a CDS encoding heavy metal translocating P-type ATPase: protein MIGTPKTRKRFTIVHELPKRIRLKSLVLLAPDLDHNYLQASVESLSGVESVRINGPAFSIAVEYDGTPEARSAIIETLDHIPQEAFLKDNEQEHNVDLIDVGARTAAAAATPFLPLPVQAATSWMLGIPGIMKGLETLFTRGVKIEVLDGTVKALSLLRGDYFTSNSVGALLSLGEYLEDQSEQKSTDLLKTLLKPQVEKIWLEKDGRELEIDFNDLQIGDIVVCGPGELIPIEGTIVEGDGSVNQSSITGESVPVHLQPGDATLSGAVVEEGTLKIRADKVGAETGMARINRYLESSLRSQSKNQIQSAELADKLVPLTFGTGLGVYAITGDLARAASVLTVDYSCAIKLSTPVATRTSMYTASKAGVLLKGGQALDNLAAVDTIVFDKTGTLTKGELKVTDIVPMPLYEEEELLSIAAGAEEHYAHPVARAVVNEAKEQGIKLPEVSGVDFIVAHGVSAYVEGKRVLVGSQHFVEEDEHIDCSYMEKKARQLRNAGKNLLFVAMDEELIGVIAMRDELRPEALEALEAFKTAGIKRIEILTGDHRSTALALAAQLPQVDAVHWELKPEDKADIVKELKEGGAKVAFAGDGVNDTPALVCADVGICMPSGADLARESAQVVMLNEDMLTLVEAHRIALTNRETLSNCLWSAVGINSATLLLAGMGKISTLAAAMTHNLSTVGILGYAAMKTSSANKPQEYAKEIR from the coding sequence ATGATCGGAACTCCGAAAACAAGAAAACGTTTTACAATAGTCCACGAACTTCCGAAGCGGATCAGGCTGAAGTCACTGGTTCTGCTTGCACCTGATCTGGACCACAATTACCTGCAGGCCAGCGTGGAATCACTAAGCGGAGTTGAATCGGTCAGGATCAACGGTCCTGCCTTTTCCATTGCTGTTGAGTACGATGGCACACCAGAAGCCCGTTCAGCTATAATTGAAACACTGGACCATATTCCGCAGGAAGCTTTCCTTAAGGACAATGAGCAGGAGCATAATGTAGACCTGATTGATGTTGGCGCACGGACCGCAGCCGCAGCGGCAACACCTTTCCTGCCCCTGCCAGTGCAGGCGGCAACAAGCTGGATGCTGGGAATTCCCGGCATTATGAAAGGACTGGAAACACTTTTTACCCGCGGGGTCAAAATTGAAGTGCTGGACGGTACCGTTAAAGCTCTCTCACTGCTGCGGGGAGACTACTTCACCTCCAACTCAGTGGGGGCTCTGCTCAGCCTTGGTGAATACTTGGAAGATCAGTCCGAACAAAAATCCACTGACCTGCTTAAGACCCTGCTTAAACCGCAGGTCGAAAAAATATGGCTCGAAAAAGACGGACGCGAACTTGAAATAGACTTCAACGATCTGCAAATTGGTGACATTGTGGTCTGCGGTCCCGGTGAACTCATTCCCATTGAAGGCACAATCGTCGAGGGCGACGGTTCAGTAAACCAGAGTTCCATTACCGGGGAATCCGTACCCGTCCATCTGCAACCCGGAGACGCAACTCTTTCCGGCGCGGTTGTTGAAGAAGGCACCCTCAAGATCAGGGCGGATAAGGTCGGCGCAGAAACAGGCATGGCACGCATCAACCGCTATCTGGAAAGTTCCCTGCGTTCGCAATCAAAGAACCAGATTCAATCCGCAGAACTGGCTGACAAACTGGTTCCCCTGACCTTCGGGACCGGACTGGGTGTTTATGCCATCACCGGGGACTTAGCCCGCGCAGCATCGGTGCTGACCGTTGACTACTCCTGCGCCATCAAACTTTCCACTCCTGTTGCCACCCGAACTTCCATGTATACCGCCAGTAAAGCCGGTGTACTGCTCAAGGGCGGACAAGCCCTAGACAATCTGGCCGCAGTGGACACAATCGTCTTTGATAAGACCGGAACCCTGACCAAAGGGGAGCTGAAAGTTACCGACATCGTGCCCATGCCTCTATATGAAGAAGAGGAGCTGCTTTCCATTGCCGCCGGAGCGGAAGAGCATTACGCCCATCCGGTAGCAAGGGCGGTGGTCAATGAAGCCAAAGAGCAGGGGATTAAGCTCCCTGAAGTAAGCGGGGTCGACTTTATCGTAGCCCACGGTGTTTCCGCCTATGTTGAAGGCAAACGGGTCCTTGTTGGCAGCCAGCACTTTGTTGAAGAAGATGAGCACATCGATTGTTCCTATATGGAAAAGAAAGCCCGTCAGCTTCGCAATGCAGGTAAAAACCTGCTTTTCGTAGCCATGGATGAAGAGCTTATCGGTGTCATTGCCATGCGCGATGAACTGCGCCCCGAAGCACTTGAAGCACTCGAAGCTTTCAAGACTGCAGGGATCAAACGCATTGAAATACTTACCGGCGACCACCGCTCAACAGCTCTGGCCCTCGCAGCCCAGTTGCCTCAGGTAGATGCTGTCCACTGGGAACTCAAGCCTGAAGACAAGGCCGACATCGTCAAGGAACTCAAGGAAGGCGGTGCCAAGGTCGCATTCGCCGGAGACGGGGTCAACGATACCCCGGCCCTTGTCTGCGCCGATGTAGGCATCTGCATGCCTTCCGGGGCCGACCTTGCCCGTGAATCAGCGCAAGTCGTCATGCTCAATGAAGACATGCTTACCCTTGTGGAAGCACATCGCATTGCCCTGACCAACCGCGAAACCCTGAGCAACTGCCTCTGGTCTGCGGTCGGCATCAACTCCGCCACTCTGCTGCTGGCCGGTATGGGAAAAATATCCACTCTTGCTGCGGCCATGACCCACAACTTAAGTACTGTGGGCATACTTGGATACGCCGCCATGAAGACTTCGTCTGCGAACAAACCGCAAGAGTACGCAAAGGAGATCCGATAA
- a CDS encoding ATP-binding protein, with product MPKTSLHMKILLWGWAVLLCALLLTFWFYYGTVSEELTASSRQNTSRLLNYVRWKISHSPVSPGTPAFQNEITELGSQLDVRITYIKQGRVLADSNVEASRLPELDDHSNRSEVIAAESSETGKDIRYSKTLQTRMLYVAKSIGDNGEFIRLALPYSIIGERLDRVMIHFSVLLAMLAVGSAILLIFIGKRTTSAVQEVSATAQAIGEGDYSKRIRIIPGGEYKLMAKSINTMAKKIQGHIRIIEDQRNQLDAMFENMTEGIMVLDPQGKIESVNKSMTELVPNTQEFVGRVPLEVLTRHEIQDAVDKVLKHGSDNNSDSLIVDLADGRSMNVTICSYADYKNRRKLILVFHDISEMRRMEKILRDFVSNASHQLRTPLTSIKGYSETLIDNPPQDKKILTSFLGTILDNANHMSKVITSMFALTRSEYSGKKLRTKPTDLQKCIALSMANLQSLAENKNISLSKSEIPQIKITGTSEGLVQIFDNLIENAIKYAPENTGVMVQAEADHEFAIIRIVDEGPGIAAADKERIFERFFKLDENAVGHGSSGLGLALCRSLARNFNGDIWVESPVDAITGTGSSFCVKLPVAAEQAYESAKDSQQGDYL from the coding sequence TTGCCTAAGACATCACTACATATGAAGATTCTGCTTTGGGGCTGGGCAGTACTGCTATGCGCCCTGTTGCTGACTTTCTGGTTCTATTATGGAACGGTGTCAGAAGAGCTTACAGCTTCCAGCAGGCAAAACACCTCCAGGCTCCTTAATTATGTCCGTTGGAAAATCAGCCACAGCCCGGTCAGTCCCGGCACTCCCGCATTCCAGAATGAAATAACAGAACTGGGCTCCCAGCTTGATGTCCGCATCACCTATATAAAACAAGGCAGGGTCCTTGCCGACTCCAATGTGGAGGCAAGCAGACTCCCTGAACTTGACGACCACTCCAACCGTTCTGAAGTTATTGCAGCAGAGTCCAGCGAGACCGGGAAGGACATCCGCTACAGCAAAACCCTGCAGACGCGCATGTTATACGTTGCCAAATCAATCGGTGACAACGGGGAATTTATCAGGCTGGCACTGCCCTACTCCATAATCGGAGAACGGCTGGACAGGGTTATGATCCACTTTTCAGTGCTCCTCGCCATGCTGGCTGTAGGCTCCGCAATTCTTCTGATATTTATCGGCAAACGCACCACCTCTGCTGTGCAGGAAGTCTCCGCCACAGCTCAGGCAATCGGGGAAGGCGACTACAGCAAACGCATCAGGATAATTCCCGGCGGTGAATATAAATTGATGGCAAAATCCATCAATACCATGGCCAAGAAGATTCAGGGCCACATCCGCATCATTGAAGATCAACGCAACCAGCTTGACGCTATGTTCGAAAACATGACTGAAGGCATCATGGTTCTCGACCCGCAAGGAAAAATTGAATCAGTCAACAAATCCATGACTGAACTTGTTCCGAACACTCAGGAATTTGTGGGCCGGGTCCCCCTTGAAGTGCTGACCCGCCATGAAATTCAGGATGCCGTGGATAAAGTTCTCAAACATGGCAGCGACAACAATTCCGACTCCCTGATTGTAGACCTTGCTGACGGCAGGTCCATGAATGTAACGATTTGTTCCTATGCTGATTACAAGAACCGTCGCAAACTGATCCTTGTCTTTCATGATATCAGCGAAATGAGACGGATGGAAAAAATCCTCCGCGATTTTGTTTCCAATGCCTCACACCAGTTGCGCACTCCGCTTACCAGTATCAAGGGATACTCCGAAACCCTGATCGACAACCCGCCGCAGGATAAAAAAATCCTGACCAGCTTCCTTGGAACCATACTTGATAATGCCAACCACATGTCCAAGGTCATTACCAGCATGTTTGCCCTGACCCGCAGTGAATATTCAGGCAAAAAACTGCGCACCAAACCTACCGATCTGCAAAAATGTATTGCGCTGAGCATGGCCAACCTGCAATCTCTGGCGGAAAACAAAAATATCAGCCTCAGCAAAAGTGAAATACCGCAAATAAAAATCACCGGGACAAGTGAAGGCTTGGTCCAGATTTTCGACAACCTTATCGAGAACGCCATCAAGTATGCACCTGAGAACACCGGTGTCATGGTTCAGGCTGAAGCTGACCATGAATTCGCAATAATCAGGATTGTTGATGAAGGACCGGGAATTGCGGCAGCTGACAAAGAACGTATTTTCGAAAGATTTTTCAAATTGGATGAAAACGCTGTGGGGCACGGCAGTTCCGGATTGGGACTGGCATTGTGCCGCAGTCTTGCTCGTAACTTCAACGGCGACATCTGGGTGGAAAGCCCGGTTGACGCGATAACAGGTACCGGGTCTTCATTCTGTGTGAAACTCCCGGTAGCAGCTGAACAAGCTTATGAGTCCGCTAAGGATTCACAACAAGGGGATTATCTCTAA